Genomic window (Capsicum annuum cultivar UCD-10X-F1 chromosome 10, UCD10Xv1.1, whole genome shotgun sequence):
ATTTAGAAAACTGATATAATTCACACGTAAAAAGGAAGCGAACTTATTCTTCATATACATTATTTTCTAATAAGtagtatttttcttctttatatgtACATTTCATTTTTTGTCCGTTCAAATTAGAGAAGCAGAATTCTACatctctaatctctaatggaTATCTTtaatctctaatatattaaaagtgtgaagaactttaaaaatgttgtttaaactttttgtcctttattaaaagactacTCTTTAGATAAAATAGCAGGCTCGCTTCGGaaattttatgtgataagaaggtgccccgaTGCTTAAAGggaagttctacagagtggcggTCCGGTCGgctatattgtatggagcggagtgttggccagttaagaactcttctatctaaaagttgaaggtgacAAAGATGTGGATGTGTggccataccaggaaagatacggtaaagaatgagattattcgggagaaggtgggagtgaccTCGGTGGAGGAAAAGATGCGAGAAATAAggctacgttggttcgggcatgtgatgaggagggactctaatgctccagtgcggaggtgtgagacactggctatggatgattttaggcggggtagaggtaggttcaagaaatattggagggagttgattaggcatgatatggagcagttacagcttacggaggacatgacccttgataggaaggtgtggaggatgcgaattagggtagaggatTAGGGGGTGACTGCGTCGGTAACAACAGGGAAGTGTTCTTAATTTGTGTCTGAAGTTTTTTGTTCGTGATGTTGAGTGTTGTGTATGGTTTCGGATAGctagtttttagttttatcttgtggctgtagtattatcttatggcaagtggtgttagtttattttgcagattgtactagtttatatgcatttatgtttggTGTTTGTTATACTTCTATTGGTACTCAgctaggggtctatcggaaacagcctctctacttcatttgaggtagtggtatggtttgcgcacactctaccctccccagaccccactatgtgggaatacactggatatgttattgttgttgttgatacttTAGGTTTATATATGCATTTTGAtttcattccaaaaatataatgttatttgaactttttatcattCACTAAAGACTAAAgcatcttttcaccttttttatattACTAGTCAAACTGCACGTgcaatttttgattatttaaaattagacgattttgtccattatgaaaatttttagtaaagtgtaaaaagttcaaattagtAATAAATTATTTAGACCTAACATTAAACTTACCAACATtagttttggaaaaaaaattctatCATATTTTCGTCTTATTTTCTGTTAGGACTTTTCTCTTACAGTATATGTTACTTATTTCTTTTTCACGTACATCAGGAAAATGTAAACTAATTAATATTAATCTCTATATTATTCTCTTCTATCATATATattaaaattctttaattttttaataattaaataataagtttaaaaaataagtgaaaagataattttatctactATTGAGactttaatgaaggacaaaaagttcaaatgtTCAAACAACATTTTGATATAATCATTGTACATAAAAAACTAAATTTCTATTATTTATATCGAACAATATACTTGACCGCCTTTAAAAATTTCACTATTATGAATCAAGTTCATTTAAAATCACTTAAGACTAATTTCTTGACAGAGAAAAGCTTACTCTTTGAAAGATCTCTCATTTATCCCTTTCCGTACCACTCACTCCAAGGCAAGTAAAATCATACTCCATGTCACGTCTCTTCTCatctaaaattaataattataaattatgaaataaatatctgaacaaaagatagaaaaaaataatacgttgaaatatcaattatttaatattatattttgaaaggaaaaatatattttagagtcTTGATGACGATACAAAAACATAAATTGAGTGATGCAAATTATCCCTAATGTCCATCTCTAAGAACTTGATGGAAGAATGAAATAAGTTATAAATTTTGTTTGCtaactcatgaaatctctaatctCAATTTTGTTTTATCTTCTAGCCAACTAATGACTTTATTTGATACTTGTTTGACACTATGATTTGTTTGTTATCATGACAAAtcataattttcattttatttttctctcaatatttttttttatgtaagtaTGATTCTGACAAAGAGTATTAACTTGAATTACGCTTTAATAGGAAATATAACTAacatgaataagaaataaaatttagaacGGGAAAAGCATACCTTAAATTCACTCGTAATCGACATGAAATCTCGTTCGCACGTTTTACACAAATCTTTCTTCATCTGCACAAACATATTAAAGAATCAatcaataatgatttatttaCGGACGTAATAATttaagattatgaaaaaaaaaacatcttaaAAGTTAAAGAATATTCAATTTTGATAAGCCTAATTTAAACTAACaacaaaagaatataaatttattttgaagaaaatttaaaCAACTAAAAAAAGACATCAAACATAAGGTTAAAACCGCCCATAGAAAAAAGCTCATATTTGGGGGAAAAAAAAACATGAGAAGGTTTAGAATTTGAATCAAGGAGTTGGAATGTAGAGAATATGCCAAGcccatatatttaattaaaataaaatgtaattctttacatatattttaggactgttaatttcttttcatatatttcaggatttatatatattttagaattcatattttttatgtagtttaggattcttaatttctttccatatttttaatttattacggttctttctatatattttaggggtccttaatttaataatataaataattgaagaaaaaaggtaaaaaaaaatgattttgtctattacagaatattttaatgaaggataagaagttcaaattacttttttaagggccttcacacttttaatatactagtttaaccgTATGTGCTTCTCACGTATAACGTTTGAttgtttaaaattaaataattttatttattctgaagatttttaatgaagtataaaaacttcaaatcacttttcaaaaatctttcgcactttaatataataatgtaaatataacatatattttaatgtaagcacatatatattttaccaccagaagtttcaagtgctTGATGGATCATGACTTTTGCGTTTGCCATGCAGTACCCCTTTCCCTTATTATCAAAGACTAAGAGagacatcaatttgaatcatatttgtagtatatatttttttatatttaaaatttttcttatttttaaagtcaaatctttacaatatCACTGATTATATTCTAATTACGTACataaaacttttaaaagtttggcacttctaaatttttcttatttcaacgctttgatatttatttttagatttttcaaatcttcttaaaatcaaaatctaattgatttaaaattcttaaactaatgaaaaaaacattagttgtcattaattttgatgacttctaataagaaaagattttaccataaatacatttaattaatttttaaactcttaaatattatgaaaaaatagtgaaaagacgattttgtctaaaacaaagactcttaatgaaggacaaaaagtttaaacaatatttttaagacccttcatacttttaatatattataatataattatatagattatagattatagatatagatttttatcatattaaatactgacaataataaacatattaaaaactaaatgaatttCTTTTGCTTATTATgattaaattcttaattttatgaCAATTTTTTTGTCACGTTCCCAAAAAAATAGACACCACAACCTTTTCCAACTAAAATATTTTGTCCCAAAAAAAGGCTAAAGCCACTGTATCAAACGTCCAAAAAAGGCAGGGAAAAAACCTTTTCAAATTAAACTAGACTTGATCGAgctatttttatcaattcatatttaaaacctAAAATCTAAATACAAATTCAGTACGtgaatctttatttttatatcagCAATTGATTTTTTGTGTATGTGGATCCTTATTTTTGTATGTGaatccttattttttattattgtaatgatgcagtggtaaaaaaaaaaatagctgaagCTTTTTGAACAAGATCTAATCTCGCCGCTTCTTTATGTGAATTCAATATTTAGCCAACGCATTCATTGTTTTTCTATAAAACTTTAGAATATTGTGATTTGTGTTAACTTTCTTAGGCTATTTTTTATCTCACGACTTTATGGTatctttttgttttgaaattttacCGCAAATACAAGACATCTATATCAGGATGAATTCTTCATAGCTAGGTGCGGACTAATGTTTGAAAAAATTCTAATGGTGTATTTTAAACTTACATATGGAGATCGTATCATGCAAAATTAGTGTACTATCTTGATTTTCGatatttgattaaaataattGGTTGTAGCATTTGAGACATGTTCAAAAAAGGAACCTCACTTTGCCTTTCctttttcaactttattttttttacaatacgTTATCATCACGAGACTCTACCATCACAAAATACGAAGGCTAAAgtatcattaaatattattatctttGTCCTCGCATTTTGTTTTCACACAAGTTAATTATACTAATCTTGTACtagtttaatatataaattatcttATATGCAGCTTTATAAGGACATGCAACCAACCTAAACAACCGCATATTGACACGATTTTGCTTCCTAATTTTGTCACAAACATATTTgagtatttattttatctttatatttttgaaatcaaaattagtATTAATTTGAGTCCTCAAACACGTTGAAACATAAGCTGTTTAATTATGTATATAATTACTATACTGTTATATATCAAAGGTTTAAGGGCAAGGCTTTTATATTACCTTATTGATTAATACGGGAGATTCAAATTTCATCACATTAAAAGGGTAAGACCAGGGGCGGATGTAGAGTATTACGTGCGGGTTTCTGGGAACCCAGTAACTTTCGTACggttcttgaatttatattgaaaaacctagtaaatatataagaattataagttgggaactCGTAAACAAAGTGTGTTATTGGTCTAGTGGTAAAGAACCCACAACCTTTAAATTCTAAATTCGCCTCTGGGTAAGACATCAAGCTAGAGCCctgatgcaccatgatgataagatgttgggtttaagtcctatcaatttatgcctaagacgtctttatatggatacgatgttgagtttgaatctcaatgcaccatattattgatattaagatagctaaggcaaaataatgtgtttttgatgaaaagtcgTGAAACTTGtctattgaatatgctccattctatgaagtgaatgtggtagcaatatatgataggtctgaaaaatgacaatttgcTTCATTTTttaagtgaatgtggtagcaatatatgatatactttgaaagatatgtatgcctcgatATGCTCCTGaatagcaatatcatgaaagaggttataagctatttgaatttgataggcttaaggcacgattatattccattcttggggaatgagaagcttattaatgcaaacatgcacttgattgtgatggtatcacaactcacctccgaaagaggcagaataactgagaaaagttattttgaaatctacttttaaagtattaaatctgaaatttattcatgtaatagtaaatctgaaatttactaaagaaaaaaaatacatgtcatggtaaacttgtgtttactagtataaatgagttcataagttgatatgaatgattgtgacatctcgaagatgtgcatattgagtattagacacgtattgaagaattagaagattcttcaagaattgtttatgtcacttgttctcatgataagttggttggaccaactaatgtttgAATTTGATcctttaaaatctgaaaagtataaaaagatGAATAAGGGTCATTCACCCGTCATGTGAtttattaagatgcatcgatataagatggtcacttgtatgtttattgtcaacctgcagtttgacattcataaagttaattGCTCAATAAAATTGCGATAAGAGCACAATTTTCagttgtgtaatcaagataaattcatcttgatgatgatggtttaacattgAATGTCTTTAATAAATTGCTAAActattgatttgaaatatgatatattatatacaaaagtacttgtatgcatcaatcaataaattatgattaactccctcaaagttggttctgagtcagTAACCACACATTGTCCATGTAATAgttaattttgatgtgcggtatacgattaattaatataccatgatgcacaaagatgaattcctcaaaaAAGATAGAGGATGCATGTTAGTTTTCCTTAACATAAGGGGAAGATTAcaagcaactatgaaatatgttaggaattatcatcagatcctcatttaaaagataattcaagtcaaatgtcgaaagtatttgttgactcaaatttaatctcGTCTTTAAGCTGCaagttctcttattttgtatccctaaaggacaaagtctatgcatacaTGAAACGTGGTAGATCAATcggtttcaaataaaataattcttgagaaggataagAAGCAAATAGTCATAATAAgtaggcaatgtgctcttgaaaaacctatgacataacacttaaTGAAATCTTATGATTTTTCTTGCAAGGTTTTTAATAAGGcaaccgaaatgcgtattattagagatatatattcttttttctttcactagattttttttcactgagtttttttagtaaggttttaacgaggcatattatatatcaattagacattcaaggggagtgttataaatatatttacattatattgaatgtctattaagaatataaataagatgtattaagatctagttgataCCTATCagaatttgaaatatttatttttagagatAAAGTAGGAGTAAGttcctataaataaagaaaattttatttgtaaattATTCTCAAAAATTCCTTATCCCTCAACAGAAATAAAAGGCCTCTTGTCTTCTCTCTCTGCTCTTATTTTGTCctactttattttttacaacagaaagtcattttttttaaaacaaactaaaaattaaaaaaagtcatTCTTTTTAAACCCATAGAGCTAACGAAAGTGCACCCAAAAAAGTAATATTCACGCACTAGTGAATTACTCCCACACTCCCTCAACCCCGCAACCCTAAccccaacccaaccaacctaaCAAGTCTCCTGAACCTAAAACCCTGAAAGCGCACTTCCCAGTTTCCCTACTCTTTCCTCTCCGTCGCCGCCATGGACATCTCAACAATTCGACTCAATTCCAGCTCAATCACACCGGCAACATCAACATCTCCGGCGCCGTCGAGTCACCGGAGTGGGAGCCTCAGCTACAACGGAACCAATAGCTGTAGACTCCTTCAGTTCCAGCAGCAAAGGAAGAAGGGAACTTGTTCTTCAATCATCGTTTGTTCGACAAAGCCGATTACTCCGGTACTTGACCAACAAGGAGTCAACGAGTCAGGACTGAGTCGAATTGAGTCGCTGAGTCAAGTATCAGGTGTATTAGGTTGCCAATGGGGTGATGAAGGAAAAGGAAAACTCGTTGATATTTTGGCTAAGCATTTCGATATTGTTGCTCGTTGTCAGGTATATTTATACCCTCAGTCTCACAATTTATAATGTTTTTTGATAACCATAGTGTTCTCACTAGCAATAGGTATCAGGTAACTATGTCCACCGAGGCTAGGACAGGTGGTACAGTTGTGTAGGAACATGGTGTCTTGACCAGCTTGTGCACCGCGACTAATTCTAGGCATACATGTCACCTTGACTATCAAATAAgtatcaggtaactctgtccatcaaGACAAAGACAGATGAGGTATAGTTGTAATTTCGAGCAATAGGTATTGAGAAAATTTGGCTATTAAGTCTCTTTAAGTTTTCAATTAGCAAACTGTCCAACcctcttcaagttttcaattagcaaaatggcctacttttattttcttatttgtcgGACAAATAATAGATGTGTCGGATTGATAATCAATTTGCCTATATATCTGTCgaacaaatattaaaaataggtcacctcactaaataaaaaaatttatggtccatttaatgaaaaaatagatttaaaaggTCCATTTAACAAAGAGTCCCATAGGTATTAGGTAACTATGTCCACCAAGGCAAGGACACGTGGTacagttgtaattttttttgatagTCATGGTGTTTGGACCAACttgtgcacctcgactaattctagTGATACATGTCACCTCCACTAGCAAtaagggctcatttgtttgcacttaatggaggtttgaatctgaatggttcagacttcagatcattaagtgcatttgttttttattaagattttagctattaataggtctgaataggtcttaatcattcatatatagaatcaagtcttaataggtctgaagaggtattctggtgttggataatattcaccgccactctattcataatcatcagtcgccacctctaccaccaccatcattgtcaaccaccaccaaccacctccaccatcacaaccacaaTCGACAACAAAATATATCGCTACCAACCACAATTGTCAACctctaccacacctactacctctattattctaattatatttaacgCCACCACCTTATTCAACAAcactaccatcatcaaccactatcggtcaatccctactatcgaccccatctatcacaactagcaccaccccTAACTACTACTAATATATCAccacctccacacattcttcggcgGTCACCACCAttattgtcactagtaacgccacctctaccatcacttcaatcactatcatcgctacaatttatctcaactaacaaccatctccaccactacaactaacaatatctccaactagcaccaacacatcggcaaccatcattcattcatttttctgTTATCACAATCAatacctccaactactaacatcaagcaatgtcacatcacaaccaccacgaCCACTATCAACTGCCACCATCATAACAATCACTATAATACCAACCATTACAACGATCACcactaacattactaatcactaacatcaatcattgtcaccgcaaccaccattataaaccatctccactatcactaacaaacataaatattttttttcaatcaaataataattttgttgtattaaattacataattttctgatatataattagttttttatttgaattatattttttattttattatatgtacaaataaatttttttggtacattcagatgttgaaaaataaatagtcttaatcattcagttttcagatctagagacaacatcttaatcattcagacgtgcattaagattcagacgtctgaatctttaaaaaaacaaatccaGCCTAAGtatcagttaattcagtccaccAAGACTAGGGCAAAGAGAGATTCCTTAGGTTGCTGTTTGAGAGAAGAGATATCCATTGGGACGAAGCTGACAGAATGGCACCCTGGTATAGTTGTAATTTCGAGCAGATCAAGTGTTTTTAAAACGAAATTTCTTAAtgtcttttaatattttaagtttttgattgatgtaacttatagtattttttagtttttataaatGTATAAATTTTTCTTGGAAAAACTTAAAGCTTCTATGTTTGAATTAGGTGTCAAAGTTTTGAAGTTTGAATCTCGAAATTCAACTGTGCCGCATAAATTGGGACAGAGGGAGTGTGAGTTTATGTTCATAAATAAGAGTTATAACATCCTATAACCGGTGGCAGAACCAGGtttttgattaaagagtattcaACATCTGTTGTATATacataaaagaattattttagtgtaatttttcgACAAGGGTGTTCACTCCTAGCTCCGCCTCTGTAAATAACACTGATATTGTAAAGTTAATCTCTTGGAGTAAAATTCTAGGCCATACCAAGAACAGTATTTGCTTCATTATTTGGAATTGCTGTGAGATATGCTTGGGTACCTCAGGATCAAAGTTTCTGTAGGAAACTGTTTCGAATTATCTTTTCATTCTTGAGTCTCCTCAGTTTCTTGTGgaattattgtgttttgataACCATGGTGTCTGGTCCAGCTTGCTAGCGGCACTGAGTACTTTCAACCTCCTACCAAATGTAACTGGTAACTTTATCCACTAAGACTTGAACCAAACATGAAGAAACCACCTACTGTTTTCACCTCCAAGGGATTTAAAGTTGAGGCCTCAGTCTTTTCAACCTACTTAAATGACTACTAGGTCGTACCTTTGGGTGCAAAGAtcaaatatttttgtataatgtTCATATGTATTCTTACGTATATGCCAATCTGTTTTAAACTGGttatttgtatttcttttctGGCCATCCTATGATTCTACTCAACTTTATATTGTTTAGGATAGATTAGCGCAAGGGTGGATCAAGGGTAAGGCTAGTAAAACGTTTGCTTTAGGCCCCTCAAAATTTTGAGGttccaaaaaatttaatatgaattttatgattctaattttacttaaaataatattaaaaaatgtaaaatataaaaggtacaaaatttaaattaaaaaaaaaaaagaactatctatttttattaaaaatattttagaactttttatcaaattttcatattaataaataaagttttcacaATAATATTCAGGGTAATACATTACAATTTACAAATAAATGACCAacatcttattaattaaaattagttcttacttttataaataataatattactatgtgAAATAAAATGTTTAATGTCTTCTAAGAATACTACGTTATGTGAAATAAAATGTTTAATGTCTTCTAAGAATACTACGTTAAAAAAGTAGTacgtaagaataaaaaaataactctacattatcaataatatttttgacTTTAAGCCACCAATTTTATTAAGATGGCCTTGGATTAGCTTTAAGATGGCCCTGGATTAGCACTTGTTAACTATGCTAGGTGTAATTTTTAATAATGTGTCTTGCTGTCAGGGCGGAGCCAATGCTGGTCACACTATTTACAATTCTGAGGGGAAGAAGTTTGCTCTGCACCTTGTCCCTTCGGGAATTCTCAATGAAGAAACTGTATGTGTTATTGGTAATGGAGTCGTGGTGCATCTACCGGGACTGTTCAAAGAAATTGACAATCTAGAAGCTAATGGAGTTTCTTGCCAAGGAAGGATTTTGGTATCAGATCGTGCTCACTTGTTATTTGACTTTCACCAAGAAATAGATGGGCTTAGAGAAGCTGAGTTAGCTAATTCCTTTATTGGAACCACCAAGAGAGGCATTGGGCCTTGTTATTCAAGCAAGGTTATTCGAAATGGCATAAGAGTAAGTGATTTAAGGCATATGGACACATTCCCCAAAAAGCTTGATCTTTTATTATCAGATGCCAGTTCAAGATTCCAGGGTTTTAAATATGGCCATGACATGCTCAGAGAGGAAGTAGAGCGCTATAAGAAATTTGCTGAGAGGTTGGAGCCATTCATTACAGATACTGTGCATTTCATGAATGATGCTATATCTCAGAAAAAGAAGATTTTGGTAGAAGGTGGTCAGGCAACTATGTTGGATATCGATTTTGGGACATACCCTTTTGTCACTTCATCCAGTCCATCTGCGGGAGGAATCTGCACAGGTCTTGGCATTGCTCCCAGAGTTGTCGGTGATCTTGTTGGTGTGGTAAGCAAACTTGATTTATCTTCTTAAAAGAACCTTTTATACCGAAGAATGAAGAATTCTCATGATGTTCAGTTTTTATCTGAAAGTCTAGCTAATGTTGTGGAAATGAAAACTATTGTTATGTTTCTAGAAATATATCGCAGTACATCATCTTTGTCAATCGGCTAAATGTGCAATACGCGCAGCATTTAGGCAGAAGAATATGATCCTGATATCAACTAGCTCCTAGGAACCAATTAACTCCATGGTCCTTCAATTTGCAGTTATTGTATTTTAAGCATAGATTACTAAATATTGAGCTTTTCTCATTGATGCTTTTCCTGCAGGTTAAGGCATATACCACAAGGGTTGGTTCTGGTCCTTTCCCAACAGAAATCATGGACAAAGGCGGTGACCTTCTTCGTTTTGCCGGGCAGGAGTTTGGCACAACTACTGGACGCCCGCGTCGCTGTGGTTGGCTGGACATAGTTGCACTGAGATACTGCTGTCAAATAAATGGATTTGCTTCTCTAAACCTAACAAAACTAGATGTGTTGTCAGATCTATCAGAAATTCAGTTGGGTGTTACGTACAGGCATCCTGATGGTTCAGCTTTAAATTCTTTTCCTTCTGATCTAAGTCTTCTTGAACAAATAAAGGTAAGTTTTGTGTCTTTTCCTTTCTACTTCAACATCTTTTTAcgtgatgattttgtggtgtttGGAAGCCCAGATTGTTATTTCCAACTTTCATGTGAATGTTTTGCATAAATTGAATCGTATTAACCCATTGATGTGCcgaaaaacataaaatctttttcattttaattttcctcCCTATTATTGAAAGGTGGAAGAAAACAGAAGTGCCTAATTTTTTGTAACCTTTTGTTCTTTCCATCTGTCTTCCTCTCCCATATATCATGATTTGTTTCTATTGTCTGTTCATATTGGTAGACCTTCAGTATGCATATTCAATCTTCTTTACCCTGTTGCTTGTATGTTATTACCGATTTATACTTTATCGTATTGTGACTTATActgtatattttctttattattctcaTCTGTGTAGGTGGATTATGAAGTTTTGCCTGGATGGCAGGCTGATATTTCTTCCATCAGGAAGTATTCCGACTTGCCCAAGGCTGCACGCGACTATGTAGAAAGGATAGAGGAGCTTGTCGGGGTACCCATTCACTATATTGGTATTGGGCCTGGTCGTGATGCCCTTATCTACaagtgatttttgatttttttcgtCATATTGCTGGAATCATATTCTTCAAATTGCCGGTAAACCTTAGGCCAGGCTTGTAGTAACACTGGGAATTATCAATTCGATGACATTGCTTAACATAACAATTATGTATGTCTAGGATTTTG
Coding sequences:
- the LOC107843824 gene encoding adenylosuccinate synthetase, chloroplastic, producing the protein MDISTIRLNSSSITPATSTSPAPSSHRSGSLSYNGTNSCRLLQFQQQRKKGTCSSIIVCSTKPITPVLDQQGVNESGLSRIESLSQVSGVLGCQWGDEGKGKLVDILAKHFDIVARCQGGANAGHTIYNSEGKKFALHLVPSGILNEETVCVIGNGVVVHLPGLFKEIDNLEANGVSCQGRILVSDRAHLLFDFHQEIDGLREAELANSFIGTTKRGIGPCYSSKVIRNGIRVSDLRHMDTFPKKLDLLLSDASSRFQGFKYGHDMLREEVERYKKFAERLEPFITDTVHFMNDAISQKKKILVEGGQATMLDIDFGTYPFVTSSSPSAGGICTGLGIAPRVVGDLVGVVKAYTTRVGSGPFPTEIMDKGGDLLRFAGQEFGTTTGRPRRCGWLDIVALRYCCQINGFASLNLTKLDVLSDLSEIQLGVTYRHPDGSALNSFPSDLSLLEQIKVDYEVLPGWQADISSIRKYSDLPKAARDYVERIEELVGVPIHYIGIGPGRDALIYK